One window from the genome of Marinobacter sp. LV10R510-11A encodes:
- a CDS encoding S-(hydroxymethyl)glutathione dehydrogenase/class III alcohol dehydrogenase, protein MIKSRAAVAFAANQPLEIVEVDVAPPQEGEVLVRIVATGVCHTDAYTLSGADPEGLFPTILGHEGGGIVEALGEGVTGLEVGDHVIPLYTAECGKCKFCTSGKTNLCGAVRATQGKGVMPDGTSRFSYKGEPLYHYMGCSTFSEYTVLPEVSLAKIPKEAPLDKVCLLGCGVTTGIGAVLNTAKVEEGETVAIFGLGGIGLAAIIGAKMAKAGRIIAIDINPGKFDIAKQLGATDVVNPKDHDKPIQEVIVEMTDGGVDYSFECVGNVQLMRSALECCHKGWGESIIIGVAGAGEEISTRPFQLVTGRVWKGSAFGGVKGRTELPGYVEKAEKGEIPLDVFITHEMPLEDINKAFELMHEGKSIRTVIHF, encoded by the coding sequence GTGATTAAATCCCGTGCCGCCGTGGCCTTTGCTGCCAATCAGCCGTTGGAAATTGTAGAAGTGGATGTCGCACCGCCCCAGGAAGGCGAAGTTCTGGTTCGTATTGTGGCCACCGGTGTGTGCCATACCGATGCCTACACTCTGTCTGGTGCCGACCCCGAAGGCCTGTTTCCCACTATCCTGGGTCATGAGGGCGGCGGTATTGTGGAAGCCCTTGGTGAAGGCGTGACCGGTCTCGAAGTCGGCGATCACGTGATTCCGCTTTATACCGCTGAGTGTGGCAAGTGCAAATTCTGCACCTCTGGCAAGACCAACCTGTGCGGCGCCGTTCGCGCCACCCAGGGTAAGGGCGTGATGCCGGATGGCACATCCCGGTTCTCGTATAAAGGCGAGCCGCTGTATCACTACATGGGCTGCTCTACCTTCTCTGAATACACGGTACTGCCAGAAGTGTCTTTGGCCAAAATTCCCAAAGAAGCGCCTCTGGATAAAGTGTGCCTGCTGGGTTGTGGCGTAACCACTGGCATTGGCGCGGTGCTAAACACCGCTAAAGTTGAAGAAGGCGAAACCGTTGCAATTTTCGGCTTGGGTGGCATTGGCCTGGCGGCGATTATTGGCGCCAAAATGGCAAAGGCTGGTCGTATTATTGCGATAGACATCAACCCGGGTAAATTTGATATTGCCAAGCAACTTGGCGCCACCGATGTGGTCAACCCGAAAGACCACGACAAGCCGATTCAGGAAGTTATTGTTGAAATGACCGACGGCGGCGTGGACTACTCGTTCGAGTGTGTTGGCAACGTTCAGCTTATGCGCTCAGCGCTGGAATGCTGTCACAAGGGCTGGGGTGAATCGATCATCATCGGCGTGGCCGGTGCCGGCGAAGAAATCAGCACCCGCCCGTTTCAGCTGGTTACCGGTCGAGTCTGGAAAGGCTCGGCGTTTGGTGGCGTAAAAGGCCGCACTGAGCTGCCGGGTTATGTGGAAAAAGCGGAGAAGGGCGAGATTCCGCTGGATGTGTTCATCACCCACGAAATGCCGCTGGAAGACATCAACAAAGCGTTTGAGTTGATGCATGAAGGCAAGAGCATCAGGACTGTTATTCACTTCTGA
- a CDS encoding JDVT-CTERM domain-containing protein has protein sequence MPEAGLLPASGTRMDRHNIAWTDDEEITSSGSGGGTLFGCSAGASGSPFDPVLPGMVPMALGGLWARKRLSKA, from the coding sequence ATGCCCGAGGCTGGTCTGTTGCCGGCCTCGGGGACAAGAATGGACAGGCACAACATAGCCTGGACCGATGATGAAGAGATCACTTCTTCTGGTTCTGGTGGCGGCACGCTCTTTGGTTGTAGCGCCGGTGCATCGGGTTCGCCATTTGATCCGGTTCTGCCCGGTATGGTCCCGATGGCTCTGGGTGGTCTTTGGGCGCGCAAGCGTCTCAGCAAAGCCTGA